From a region of the Streptomyces sp. NBC_01454 genome:
- a CDS encoding helix-turn-helix domain-containing protein, which yields MSDRRIDSAIRPDRDVRATARRLATVHEAALTGEATGGAPLAAPRAVIGESWRRVLVSGVDPDRDRPQNPLSVAELEHRRQASPLTAVLPVLHEGLLPAADAAQQIMVVTDAEGRVLWREGSAPVRRMADRLGFDKGADWSEGVVGTNAIGTALVARRPVLVHSAEHFVRSHQQWTCAAAPLHDPRDGRLLGTVDISGPAPSFHPTTLSLVSAVARLAEGELRTRHQLSLERLRSSAAPVLARFGGRALAVDPSGWVVGVTGLTPPDRVALPKEPQAGPLWLPRYGRCALEPLPGGWLIRVGGRERDLAPSRVVLDVGGPDGPALTVSGPAGSWTHELTPRHAELLFVLAAHPRGRSAAELARDLFGDASRAVTVRAELSRLRRHLGSVLTHRPYRFADGVEVDLRLPAARAHLLPQSSAPAVAAARRG from the coding sequence GTGAGCGACAGACGGATCGACAGCGCCATCCGGCCGGACCGTGATGTCCGGGCCACCGCGCGCCGCCTCGCCACGGTCCACGAGGCCGCGCTCACGGGCGAGGCGACGGGCGGCGCGCCGCTCGCCGCACCCCGCGCGGTGATCGGCGAATCCTGGCGCCGGGTGCTGGTCTCGGGCGTGGACCCGGACCGGGACCGACCGCAAAACCCGCTGTCCGTCGCGGAGTTGGAGCACCGCCGGCAGGCGTCCCCGTTGACGGCGGTGCTGCCGGTGCTCCACGAGGGGCTGCTGCCGGCCGCCGACGCCGCGCAGCAGATCATGGTCGTCACCGACGCCGAGGGCCGGGTGCTGTGGCGGGAGGGCAGTGCGCCGGTCCGCCGGATGGCCGACCGGCTGGGCTTCGACAAGGGCGCCGACTGGAGCGAGGGCGTCGTCGGCACCAATGCCATCGGCACCGCACTGGTGGCCCGCCGCCCGGTGCTGGTGCACTCCGCGGAGCACTTCGTCCGCAGCCACCAGCAGTGGACATGTGCCGCGGCGCCGCTCCACGATCCGCGCGACGGGCGGCTGCTGGGCACGGTGGACATCAGCGGTCCGGCGCCCTCCTTCCACCCCACGACGCTCTCCCTGGTGTCCGCGGTCGCCCGGCTCGCGGAGGGCGAGCTGCGCACCCGCCACCAGCTGTCCCTGGAGCGGCTGCGGTCGAGCGCGGCGCCGGTGCTGGCCCGGTTCGGCGGGCGGGCGCTGGCCGTCGACCCGAGCGGCTGGGTCGTGGGGGTCACCGGCCTGACACCGCCGGACCGGGTGGCGCTGCCCAAGGAGCCCCAGGCCGGGCCGCTGTGGCTGCCGCGCTACGGCAGGTGCGCGCTGGAGCCGCTGCCCGGCGGCTGGCTGATCCGGGTCGGGGGCCGGGAGCGGGACCTCGCGCCGAGCCGGGTGGTGCTGGACGTCGGCGGGCCGGACGGCCCGGCACTCACGGTCAGCGGCCCGGCCGGCAGCTGGACGCACGAGCTGACGCCGCGCCATGCCGAGCTGCTGTTCGTGCTCGCCGCGCATCCGCGGGGGCGCAGCGCCGCCGAACTCGCCCGGGACCTGTTCGGCGACGCGAGCCGCGCGGTCACGGTGCGGGCCGAACTGTCCCGGCTGCGCCGCCATCTCGGCAGCGTGCTGACGCACCGGCCGTACCGCTTCGCGGACGGGGTGGAGGTGGACCTCCGGCTGCCGGCGGCGCGGGCACATCTGCTCCCGCAGTCGTCGGCGCCCGCGGTGGCGGCGGCGCGCCGGGGGTGA